A stretch of the Lactuca sativa cultivar Salinas chromosome 9, Lsat_Salinas_v11, whole genome shotgun sequence genome encodes the following:
- the LOC111917120 gene encoding zeaxanthin epoxidase, chloroplastic isoform X1: MASPKCLTRTSYHHHLHQTNYLSPKVFSISCSIINTKKNSIISSTCRNPKRTRRYEVIANNNSSSTETKHETYEGVEKKKKERRVRILIAGGGIGGLVLALAAKERGFEVMVFEKNLSAIRGEGRYRGPIQLMSSALGVLMDIHMGVAEQVMNAGCVTGDRMNGLVDGVSGDWLAKIDLLAPAIKKGLPVTLVISRTTLQEILLKAVGDHIVFNNSKVVEISQDPHKVVATLDDGRQFEGDILVGADGIWSEVRKKLFGTQEASYSGYTCYSGLVDYVPSYTNSIGYRVFLGRNQYFVASDVGNGKMQWYAFHKEPQIGSGTLEDHAGKKVRLTKLFGSWCSDVTRLIAKTREEMILRRDIYDRDMIYSWGKGRVTLLGDAAHPLQPNLGLGGCLAIEDCHRLIHELESIKKSEYNAIKSIDIASALKRYEQKRMLRTMITHGVTRMASKSLSGYQSFTFLSAFRLPVQVSEFLQMVSSYFMTWLVAGEADMLKKQDQQIEGQKQKVLLQYNRKRYE; this comes from the exons ATGGCATCTCCAAAGTGCCTCACACGTACTtcctatcatcatcatcttcaccaAACCAACTATCTTTCACCGAAAGTTTTTTCAATCAGTTGCAGCATAATCAATACCAAGAAAAACTCCATAATATCTTCCACCTGTAGGAACCCCAAAAGAACAAGAAGATACGAAGTAATAGCTAACAACAACAGCAGTAGTACAGAAACTAAACATGAAACATATGAAGGtgtagagaagaagaagaaggaaagaagGGTTAGGATTCTGATCGCCGGCGGTGGGATTGGTGGGCTGGTTCTGGCGTTGGCAGCAAAAGAAAGAGGGTTTGAGGTTATGGTGTTTGAGAAGAATTTGAGTGCAATTAGAGGGGAAGGAAGGTATAGGGGACCAATTCAGCTGATGAGTAGTGCGTTGGGTGTGTTGATGGATATTCATATGGGGGTGGCGGAGCAAGTTATGAATGCAGGGTGTGTCACCGGAGATAGGATGAACGGCCTTGTTGATGGAGTTTCCGGCGACTG GCTTGCCAAAATTGATCTCCTGGCTCCTGCAATTAAGAAAGGACTTCCTGTGACTTTGGTAATATCAAGAACGACATTGCAAGAAATCTTACTGAAAGCTGTGGGAGATCACATTGTGTTTAACAATTCTAAAGTTGTTGAAATCTCCCAAGATCCTCATAAG GTCGTGGCAACCCTTGATGACGGGCGACAGTTTGAAGGTGATATCTTGGTTGGAGCTGATGGAATTTGGTCGGAg GTGCGTAAGAAATTGTTTGGAACACAAGAAGCAAGTTATTCTGGCTATACTTGCTATAGTGGATTAGTAGACTACGTCCCTTCATACACAAATTCTATCGG cTATCGTGTGTTCCTAGGGAGGAACCAATACTTTGTTGCTTCTGATGTTGGCAATGGAAAAATGCAATGGTACGCCTTCCATAAGGAGCCCCAAATAGGCAGTGGTACTTTGGAAG ACCATGCAGGTAAAAAGGTAAGGTTGACTAAGCTATTTGGGAGTTGGTGTAGTGATGTGACTAGATTGATAGCCAAAACAAGAGAAGAAATGATTTTACGAAGGGATATATACGATCGAGACATGATATACTCATGGGGCAAAGGACGTGTTACACTTTTAGGAGATGCTGCTCACCCTTTGCAACCTAATCTTGGGCTAGGTGGTTGCTTGGCAATAGAG GATTGTCACCGATTGATTCATGAACTGGAAAGTATAAAAAAAAGTGAATACAATGCTATCAAGTCGATTGATATTGCATCTGCACTTAAGAG ATATGAACAGAAAAGAATGTTGAGGACGATGATTACGCATGGAGTGACTCGTATGGCATCAAAATCACTTAGTGGTTACCAATCTTTCACATTCTTGTCGGCATTTCGATTGCCT GTACAAGTTTCTGAATTTTTACAAATGGTTTCATCATATTTCATGACTTGGTTGGTAGCTGGTGAAG CCGATATGTTGAAGAAACAAGATCAACAGATCGAAGGTCAAAAACAAAAGGTTTTGCTCCAATATAATAGGAAGAGATATGAATAG
- the LOC111917120 gene encoding zeaxanthin epoxidase, chloroplastic isoform X2: protein MASPKCLTRTSYHHHLHQTNYLSPKVFSISCSIINTKKNSIISSTCRNPKRTRRYEVIANNNSSSTETKHETYEGVEKKKKERRVRILIAGGGIGGLVLALAAKERGFEVMVFEKNLSAIRGEGRYRGPIQLMSSALGVLMDIHMGVAEQVMNAGCVTGDRMNGLVDGVSGDWLAKIDLLAPAIKKGLPVTLVISRTTLQEILLKAVGDHIVFNNSKVVEISQDPHKVVATLDDGRQFEGDILVGADGIWSEVRKKLFGTQEASYSGYTCYSGLVDYVPSYTNSIGYRVFLGRNQYFVASDVGNGKMQWYAFHKEPQIGSGTLEGKKVRLTKLFGSWCSDVTRLIAKTREEMILRRDIYDRDMIYSWGKGRVTLLGDAAHPLQPNLGLGGCLAIEDCHRLIHELESIKKSEYNAIKSIDIASALKRYEQKRMLRTMITHGVTRMASKSLSGYQSFTFLSAFRLPVQVSEFLQMVSSYFMTWLVAGEADMLKKQDQQIEGQKQKVLLQYNRKRYE from the exons ATGGCATCTCCAAAGTGCCTCACACGTACTtcctatcatcatcatcttcaccaAACCAACTATCTTTCACCGAAAGTTTTTTCAATCAGTTGCAGCATAATCAATACCAAGAAAAACTCCATAATATCTTCCACCTGTAGGAACCCCAAAAGAACAAGAAGATACGAAGTAATAGCTAACAACAACAGCAGTAGTACAGAAACTAAACATGAAACATATGAAGGtgtagagaagaagaagaaggaaagaagGGTTAGGATTCTGATCGCCGGCGGTGGGATTGGTGGGCTGGTTCTGGCGTTGGCAGCAAAAGAAAGAGGGTTTGAGGTTATGGTGTTTGAGAAGAATTTGAGTGCAATTAGAGGGGAAGGAAGGTATAGGGGACCAATTCAGCTGATGAGTAGTGCGTTGGGTGTGTTGATGGATATTCATATGGGGGTGGCGGAGCAAGTTATGAATGCAGGGTGTGTCACCGGAGATAGGATGAACGGCCTTGTTGATGGAGTTTCCGGCGACTG GCTTGCCAAAATTGATCTCCTGGCTCCTGCAATTAAGAAAGGACTTCCTGTGACTTTGGTAATATCAAGAACGACATTGCAAGAAATCTTACTGAAAGCTGTGGGAGATCACATTGTGTTTAACAATTCTAAAGTTGTTGAAATCTCCCAAGATCCTCATAAG GTCGTGGCAACCCTTGATGACGGGCGACAGTTTGAAGGTGATATCTTGGTTGGAGCTGATGGAATTTGGTCGGAg GTGCGTAAGAAATTGTTTGGAACACAAGAAGCAAGTTATTCTGGCTATACTTGCTATAGTGGATTAGTAGACTACGTCCCTTCATACACAAATTCTATCGG cTATCGTGTGTTCCTAGGGAGGAACCAATACTTTGTTGCTTCTGATGTTGGCAATGGAAAAATGCAATGGTACGCCTTCCATAAGGAGCCCCAAATAGGCAGTGGTACTTTGGAAG GTAAAAAGGTAAGGTTGACTAAGCTATTTGGGAGTTGGTGTAGTGATGTGACTAGATTGATAGCCAAAACAAGAGAAGAAATGATTTTACGAAGGGATATATACGATCGAGACATGATATACTCATGGGGCAAAGGACGTGTTACACTTTTAGGAGATGCTGCTCACCCTTTGCAACCTAATCTTGGGCTAGGTGGTTGCTTGGCAATAGAG GATTGTCACCGATTGATTCATGAACTGGAAAGTATAAAAAAAAGTGAATACAATGCTATCAAGTCGATTGATATTGCATCTGCACTTAAGAG ATATGAACAGAAAAGAATGTTGAGGACGATGATTACGCATGGAGTGACTCGTATGGCATCAAAATCACTTAGTGGTTACCAATCTTTCACATTCTTGTCGGCATTTCGATTGCCT GTACAAGTTTCTGAATTTTTACAAATGGTTTCATCATATTTCATGACTTGGTTGGTAGCTGGTGAAG CCGATATGTTGAAGAAACAAGATCAACAGATCGAAGGTCAAAAACAAAAGGTTTTGCTCCAATATAATAGGAAGAGATATGAATAG
- the LOC111917120 gene encoding zeaxanthin epoxidase, chloroplastic isoform X3 yields the protein MASPKCLTRTSYHHHLHQTNYLSPKVFSISCSIINTKKNSIISSTCRNPKRTRRYEVIANNNSSSTETKHETYEGVEKKKKERRVRILIAGGGIGGLVLALAAKERGFEVMVFEKNLSAIRGEGRYRGPIQLMSSALGVLMDIHMGVAEQVMNAGCVTGDRMNGLVDGVSGDWLAKIDLLAPAIKKGLPVTLVISRTTLQEILLKAVGDHIVFNNSKVVEISQDPHKVVATLDDGRQFEGDILVGADGIWSEVRKKLFGTQEASYSGYTCYSGLVDYVPSYTNSIGYRVFLGRNQYFVASDVGNGKMQWYAFHKEPQIGSGTLEDHAGKKVRLTKLFGSWCSDVTRLIAKTREEMILRRDIYDRDMIYSWGKGRVTLLGDAAHPLQPNLGLGGCLAIEDCHRLIHELESIKKSEYNAIKSIDIASALKRYEQKRMLRTMITHGVTRMASKSLSGYQSFTFLSAFRLPVQVSEFLQMVSSYFMTWLVAGEGLEGVVHSYLYNLSFKQPIC from the exons ATGGCATCTCCAAAGTGCCTCACACGTACTtcctatcatcatcatcttcaccaAACCAACTATCTTTCACCGAAAGTTTTTTCAATCAGTTGCAGCATAATCAATACCAAGAAAAACTCCATAATATCTTCCACCTGTAGGAACCCCAAAAGAACAAGAAGATACGAAGTAATAGCTAACAACAACAGCAGTAGTACAGAAACTAAACATGAAACATATGAAGGtgtagagaagaagaagaaggaaagaagGGTTAGGATTCTGATCGCCGGCGGTGGGATTGGTGGGCTGGTTCTGGCGTTGGCAGCAAAAGAAAGAGGGTTTGAGGTTATGGTGTTTGAGAAGAATTTGAGTGCAATTAGAGGGGAAGGAAGGTATAGGGGACCAATTCAGCTGATGAGTAGTGCGTTGGGTGTGTTGATGGATATTCATATGGGGGTGGCGGAGCAAGTTATGAATGCAGGGTGTGTCACCGGAGATAGGATGAACGGCCTTGTTGATGGAGTTTCCGGCGACTG GCTTGCCAAAATTGATCTCCTGGCTCCTGCAATTAAGAAAGGACTTCCTGTGACTTTGGTAATATCAAGAACGACATTGCAAGAAATCTTACTGAAAGCTGTGGGAGATCACATTGTGTTTAACAATTCTAAAGTTGTTGAAATCTCCCAAGATCCTCATAAG GTCGTGGCAACCCTTGATGACGGGCGACAGTTTGAAGGTGATATCTTGGTTGGAGCTGATGGAATTTGGTCGGAg GTGCGTAAGAAATTGTTTGGAACACAAGAAGCAAGTTATTCTGGCTATACTTGCTATAGTGGATTAGTAGACTACGTCCCTTCATACACAAATTCTATCGG cTATCGTGTGTTCCTAGGGAGGAACCAATACTTTGTTGCTTCTGATGTTGGCAATGGAAAAATGCAATGGTACGCCTTCCATAAGGAGCCCCAAATAGGCAGTGGTACTTTGGAAG ACCATGCAGGTAAAAAGGTAAGGTTGACTAAGCTATTTGGGAGTTGGTGTAGTGATGTGACTAGATTGATAGCCAAAACAAGAGAAGAAATGATTTTACGAAGGGATATATACGATCGAGACATGATATACTCATGGGGCAAAGGACGTGTTACACTTTTAGGAGATGCTGCTCACCCTTTGCAACCTAATCTTGGGCTAGGTGGTTGCTTGGCAATAGAG GATTGTCACCGATTGATTCATGAACTGGAAAGTATAAAAAAAAGTGAATACAATGCTATCAAGTCGATTGATATTGCATCTGCACTTAAGAG ATATGAACAGAAAAGAATGTTGAGGACGATGATTACGCATGGAGTGACTCGTATGGCATCAAAATCACTTAGTGGTTACCAATCTTTCACATTCTTGTCGGCATTTCGATTGCCT GTACAAGTTTCTGAATTTTTACAAATGGTTTCATCATATTTCATGACTTGGTTGGTAGCTGGTGAAG gtCTTGAAGGGGTTGTACATTCTTATTTATACAATCTTTCTTTTAAACAGCCGATATGTTGA